The region GACACTTGTTGCGCAAATGTCATCCGGCCAAACACAATCGGCGGCGAAAATCGGGGGACGATTACGCCGGCTTTTTTGGGACAGCCGACTTTTGCTGTTTTCCGCCGTAATACCAAATACCAAATACTCCACCGCCGAGACCCACCAGAATCAACCCGTAGAGAACCAGGCTTTTGCCTACCTGTTGACCAACCGAAAATGGGAATTGCGAGACAAATTTCTGGCCGTGGTCGTTTTCTACTGTCACAATGCCGATGAATTTCCCGTTCTCTGGGAAGGTATGCTCGAAGGTCAGCGTGCCCGTCGGATATTTCTTTGCCGGTAAATAGGCGATGCTCACGGCATCTAGCGCGGCTTTGTTCGCCAGCTCCGCATCCGACAAGAACGGTAGCCCATTCATCTGCGTATGGCTTCCATCATCCTTGATGAGCCGGATTTCAGTGAGCATGTTGCGAAGCTCGGTTTCTTGCATGTCGAGCGCGACAACCGTTTGCCCCATATTGGGGACGTCGTCACAAAATTCTTCCCGGGAATTTTGCGGCTGGTATCCGGTGAAGAACATGATATCCGGGCCAATTCGTAACACACATCTATTGTCCTGCATGCCGACGCCGCCATGCGCATAAGCGCCCGACGTGAGCAGAACTGTAGCAAGGAACCACGCGGCTAATCGTATGATCATGATGTATGAGTCCTCCCAGAATTATTGCGCCTGCTGGCGTTTCTGCTCCAACAGATTAACTTATATAGTGTTTGTTTCCTCTTAAAGACTGTTCGAGGAACTGTCTTAAGATAGGTTAGCCCCTCCGAATTGCTCACCTCGGGCGCCTCCTTCTTCTAGGCACCGTCAGCCTTTATACAACAGTGCCATCGTCTTTCCAAAAGCGCGTAGCATTGAGTTAAATCAAAACTCTCTCACAATCACGTGAGTGCCTTCCGCGGCTGACTTTAGCTATCCATCTTCAGCGCCGCGATAAACGCTTCCTGCGGAATCTCGACCTTACCGAACTGCCGCATCTTCTTCTTGCCTGCCTTCTGCTTTTCCAGCAGCTTGCGTTTGCGAGTAACGTCGCCGCCATAGCATTTCGCGGTCACGTCCTTACGTAGCGCCCGCACTGTCTCGCGGGCGATGATCTTGCCGCCGATCGCCGCTTGAATCGGAATCTGAAACATATGCTGGGGGATCAGTTCTTTCAGCTTCTCGACCATCACGCGGCCGCGCGCCTCGGCACGGTCGCGATGCACCAGCATGGAGAGCGCGTCGACTGGCTCCGCATTGACGAGGATGGACATTCTCACGAGATCGCCTGGACGGTAGCCGGTGATCGTATAATCGAAACTTGCATAGCCCTTCGAGATCGACTTCAGCCGATCGTAAAAATCGAACACGACTTCATTGAGCGGCAAATCATAGGCAACCATGGCCCTCTTGCCTACATAGTTCAAATCCGCCTGCACACCGCGTCGATCCTGGCAGAGTTTGAGCACCGCCCCAAGATAATCATCCGGCGTCAAAATCGTTGCACGGATCCAAGGCTCCTCGATTTCCGCGATTTTCGTAGGGTCGGGCAAATCCGCTGGATTATGGAGTTCAACCGTCGTGCCGTCCCGCTGGACGATCCGGTAAACGACCGAAGGCGCCGTCGCAATGAGATCGAGATTGAACTCCCGCTCTAGACGTTCCTGAATAATTTCAAGATGCAGAAGGCCCAAAAATCCACAGCGGAAGCCAAAGCCGAGCGCCGCCGAACTCTCCATCTCATACGAAAAGCTCGCGTCGTTCAGCCGTAACCGCCCCATAGCAGCGCGAAGATCATTGAAATCGGCAGCATCAACGGGGAATAGGCCACAAAAGACCACGGGCTGTGCAGGTTTGAATCCAGGCAACGCTTCGACGCAAGGATGGCGTGCATCGGTGATCGTATCGCCGACCCTGGTATCGGCGACGTCTTTTATTTGCGCGGTGATAAAGCCGACTTCGCCGGGGCCGAGTTCCGCCAAATCTTGCATTCTCGGCCGGAACACGCCAATTTTATCCACCTCATAATGGGCATCGGTGCCCATCATCTCGATTTTCTGGCCCTTCCGCAGCGTTCCGTCGATAACGCGCACGAGCACGACAACGCCCAAATAGGCGTCGTACCAGCTATCGACCAAGAGTGCTTTCAAGGGCGCCGTTTCATCGCCTTTCGGTGGTGGCAGGCGGGTGACAATCGCCTCGAGGACTTTATCGATCCCGAGCCCCGTCTTCGCCGATATGAGCACCGCCTGCGAAGCATCGAGGCCAATGACATCCTCGATCTGTTGCTTGATACGCTCCGGTTCGGCGGCGGGCAGATCGATTTTGTTCAAGACAGGTACAATCTCATGGCCCGCATCGAGCGCATGATAAACATTGGCAAGCGTCTGCGCCTCGACCCCTTGGCTTGCATCCACAACCAGTAGCGAGCCTTCACAGGCGGCCAGCGAGCGCGAAACCTCATAGGCGAAATCAACGTGACCGGGCGTATCCATCAGGTTCAACACATAGATTTTGCCGTCCTGCGCCCGATATTCAAGGCGCACCGTCTGCGCCTTGATGGTAATGCCGCGCTCGCGCTCGATATCCATCGAATCGAGCATCTGGTCGACCATATCCCGCGCGGCGACCGTGCCGGTCGCCTGGATCAACCGGTCGGCGAGCGTGGATTTGCCGTGGTCGATGTGGGCGACAATGGAAAAATTGCGGATGT is a window of Methylocapsa sp. D3K7 DNA encoding:
- the lepA gene encoding translation elongation factor 4 is translated as MTSHSLENIRNFSIVAHIDHGKSTLADRLIQATGTVAARDMVDQMLDSMDIERERGITIKAQTVRLEYRAQDGKIYVLNLMDTPGHVDFAYEVSRSLAACEGSLLVVDASQGVEAQTLANVYHALDAGHEIVPVLNKIDLPAAEPERIKQQIEDVIGLDASQAVLISAKTGLGIDKVLEAIVTRLPPPKGDETAPLKALLVDSWYDAYLGVVVLVRVIDGTLRKGQKIEMMGTDAHYEVDKIGVFRPRMQDLAELGPGEVGFITAQIKDVADTRVGDTITDARHPCVEALPGFKPAQPVVFCGLFPVDAADFNDLRAAMGRLRLNDASFSYEMESSAALGFGFRCGFLGLLHLEIIQERLEREFNLDLIATAPSVVYRIVQRDGTTVELHNPADLPDPTKIAEIEEPWIRATILTPDDYLGAVLKLCQDRRGVQADLNYVGKRAMVAYDLPLNEVVFDFYDRLKSISKGYASFDYTITGYRPGDLVRMSILVNAEPVDALSMLVHRDRAEARGRVMVEKLKELIPQHMFQIPIQAAIGGKIIARETVRALRKDVTAKCYGGDVTRKRKLLEKQKAGKKKMRQFGKVEIPQEAFIAALKMDS